AAGGCTAGGAACTGGGATCTGTGGCTCGTCTCCGTCTCTATGTTGGCGGTCGGGGGTACAATCTACTTCATGGCCGCGAAGTATGCTCGGCGGCTCGATTTAGGCATCTTTAGATTTGTCTCGGGTATCGTGTACGACGTGAATTGAACCAGAGACTTGGCTCGACAGCTTGATTTGCAAAATGATGCGATACTCGAAAACAATGGGCGTTGAAGGAACGAGTATACACATTCCACTGATCGGGGCTATTGGACTTGTCAAATTCGTGAGTTTCTTCGAGATGACTTCATTTGTGTCATGTGTAGAAAGAAGGAAGAAGATATGGTAGGCCGGTTTTAGTGCTTATTGATGGAAAGCCAAGTGTTTACGGAGTCTACGCTACGAAGGATGCCTGCAGATCGATAAATCGGCTCTGCTTTTGGCCTTGTCTTACACGGACGTAGACATTCCAGCTCATGTTGAACCTCCGGTCTGGAGCGGGGGCGGCGGAAAGCTACAGCCATGAGCAGATCCGGCCTTTTAATAGCAACCCTTCGATAAGTATATATGGGATGGGGAACCGCAAAGTTCAAAAGAACTCATTCAAAAATTTTTTATGGATTACTGAACAAAGTCAGCATTGGCTTCGAAAAGTCGATTAAGAGGGAAAGGTTGTCGATATCCCTGCACATCAATACCGGCTACCTTACAAGCCAGCCCTACACTGTGATGGGGATTTCAAACGAACTGATTGTCGTGCGGCTGGGCAACCCGGATGTGAAGACTCTCTTATCAGCATGCCTATTCCTCATACTCGCCTACGGAGCATTGAAGGTCCTCAAGGCATTATGGAATGGCCTCACAGGCCCAATGACCAAGATACCTGGGCCGTGGCTCAATAGATTCACGGCTCTGCCCTGGATGGTGGCAGTCGTCAGAGGCAAGGCGTTTGAGAAGGGGATCAACTACAACCGTAGATACGGTGACATTGTCCGAGTCGGTGAGTTGTAATACGCGTCTCTCAAACATGATGACCTTTGCCGACACCTAATTGAAAAGCCCCCGATCTCGTTCTCGTCTCCGACGAAAAGTCCGTCCACCAGATTCTAGTAGGAATGGACCTCCGAAAGAGCGTCCTGTATGAAAAGTTCAGCCAAAACGAAGACGGCGTCACGCTCTTCACCATGCGAGATCGGGCGCAGTACCGCACCCGGCGAAGGCTCTTCTCTCATGGCTTCTCCATCAGTTACCTCAAGGGCCTTGAGCCGCTGAAGCTGAGTTGTATCGAGGCGCTTGAGGAGTTCATCGACAATCAGTGCGTCCGGGATTGAGGCGAAACCGTCATTGATGCTTGGAACCTCATGGGCCGCCTGGCGTCCGACATCATGAGCGCAACTGCGTTTGGGGGCTCGTTTGAGTTGGTGAAGAATGGAGAGCATCCTATCCGCAAGAAGTTCTCTGAGAGCTTTAAGAGGGGCACAATTGTAAGTGTCACTCCAGTTGGTGGCGAGACGAAATGGCTAACGATTGGCGGGGAAAAGTATCAACTCCTGCCCTTCTTGAAGTATATCCCCTTCCTACCCAAATTTCGGGATCCCGAACTTGCTCAACTCATCAGTGATATCATCGAAAAGAGGCAAGCGTCGACCGACAAGCTGGCCAAGCCTGACCTGCTACAGCTCCTCCTCGACACGCATGAAAAGAACCCAGAGACATTGTCGCGTATCGAGGTGTTTTCCGAGATGCTCGTCTTTTGGCTAGCGGGCAGCGAGACGACCGCTAGCACGCTCACATTCGCAATGATGTTCTTGCTCAATGACCCCCCTTCCTACCAAAAACTTGTCAACGAGATTCGGGGGAGGTTTCCGTTATCGAATTCGCCGGTTTCAGACGACCAAACGACGGACTTGCCGTTCTTGCACGCTGTTTTGAAAGAGACAATGAGGCTTGCTCCTCCGGCAACTGGTGGTAGGATTCCTCTTTCCTCAAGTCTGAATGTATGATTTACTGACAGTTTATCAGGGCTTCAAAGACAGACTGATGAAGATGTGATTCTGTCTGATCACTTGATCCCAGCTGGGGTAAGCCGCCTTTCCTACGAGACACTTAAGTCAAAGTCCATCTTTCCCGGAGCTTGACTGACACCGAACAGACTAGAGTGACTGCAAACACCACCGTACTGCACTGGGACGAGAAGCAGTGGCCTGACGCAGAGAAGTTCGTTCCCGAGAGATGGCTGTCTGACTACAAGGGCACGGCCGCCAACGAAAGAACGGCATACTACCCCTTTTCTGCGGGATCGCGGAACTGTATTGGAAAACAGTAAGTCGCCCAATGGCTCTCACCTTCAGCCTGGTACTAATCAAGTGAGAAGATTCGCGTGGACGGAGCTGCGGCTCACCCTTGTGTCTCTACTTCGGCGGTACGACCTGTCTCTAATCCCCAATCAGTCTCACGAACTTGTTCATTTCACAGTCCTTCATCTGAAAGCGGGAAAGTACATGATTGGCATCAGACCTAGATCTTAGCATTCTGATTCGGAATACCAAAGCCTTCGATATGAATCGAAATGATGATATTATAGTCGTTTGATGTAACCCATTTTCTTTATCTTAGTCCCTGGTATGAGTAGGCGCGAATCCATCCATTCATCATGAATGGCTCGAGCAGGTGAGAATGAAAGTCTGAACCGTTTTGACTTCGATCTCGACCTTTTGGCGCGTTCACGGTATAACAAAGGCGAGGTTCTCCTATAGCTGAGCGTGTTTGTTTCATAAGAACTGAATACGTTAGTGAATGGTGAGGTATCTATCGCCGCCGAGTATCAACGGGTAACAGTGAAAGCTGCAGCACTGCCTTTTGCAGGGGAGGTGAGGCCCTATTCAAAGTACCTTACGGGTATGCGTATGTACAGGGGCGCGTTGCTGGAAAGCTAAGTGGGCCTTACGTAACAACCTGCACTTGAGAAGATTACCTAATTTTCTTAGAGCTCCGAACCCCTACCTTCCGACAGGGAatttttttccttttcctcatcTTGCTTCCGAGAACTTCTCAATTCCCCTTCTCTCCCCTTCTTTTTCCTTCACCATGGCAGCAGTCAGAGACAGTTTCCTGAACCTGGAAAAGCATCGCCTGCAGCTTGAAGACTCTGTCGCTAAGCTGCAGAAGGCTTTGCAGCACTGGCAAAAATGGGACGCTGAATACGAGTCCTTGAGAGAGGAAATCGAGTCGGTTCCCCAGCCTGCCAGTCGGGAGGCTCTTGCGCGCATTCGCAGAGACTTCGAGGGCGAGGTTGTCGACAAGAAAGAGATCAACGACCTTTTTGGGCGCATTGATCTGAAGCCTGCCGACCAGATTGTCAACCTGCTTTCGCGTCGCATCGACTATGTTTCCAAGAACATCGCCACTCTTGAGAAGCAGCTCGAGACTGCGGAAGAGAAGCACGCTGCCGCCAGCGTTCTCAGCAATCCTGATGTGCGGGATGAGGATGGCTTGCCTATAACGGAGATCATCGAGGAGCTCGACGAAGAGGGTAATGTGCTCTCCAGCCGATTGCAGCAGCCTGGCGATTCGAGCGCTCAGATCAGGGAGATCCTGGAGAAGGCAGGCGTCAAGGACATCCCAACCGGCCAACCCTCGCAGACGGAGAAGACAGGGCCCATCGTGGAAGACATTACCGACGAGCCTTTGGCTAAGGCATCCGACTCAACATCAGCAGCCCAGAATCCCGCGCAGTCTGTGAAGGAGCAGCTTCCCGAAGCAGAGGTTGACGACTCTGAGGCAGTCAAGAAGTCCGTCTCATTCGCCGAAGACACCAAGCCCTCGGCAGAGCAGCAGGTCTCGAGGAACGCCCAACGAGTGGAAGAGATCATGCAGACCGCCAGGAGCCAGGAAAACATCAGCCGCGAAGCGCCCGTCATTCCCGAAGACGAGTCTGAGGAAGATGCCTTTCTCCGCCGAGAGATGCTGAAATACGGCATGGAAGAGGTGGGCCAAGTCGTGGCTGAACTCAACCTTGAGGATGGCGATGGCTCTGCCGATGATGACGAGGACTGGGAGTATGAGTACTCTGATCTCGAGGACGACGATGAAGAAGACAAGTTTGGTCGGTCTACTTCCAGCGTCTTAGACGACGGGTATCATCAGCGGATGTTAGAGCTCGAAAAGCGACTCGGGGTCAAGTCTCGGTTCACTCAGAAGTCAGAAGCAGATGACCAGGAGTCAGACGAAGACCAACAGGGCATTGGCCGCATCATCGTTAACTCAGGTGACAGGGGCAAGGCGGTCGAAGCTGCCAAGCCGTCGCCTGTCCCTACGACGTCCATCCTGAGGACCTCTTCCCCGACGGACGCGGACGAGAGCAAGAAGAGCGTCCGGTTCGCACAGAGCCTGGATGTCGCCCCAGATAGCGTTCCGGACACCGCTGCCGCGCCGCCGACTGTTCCTCAACCACCTCCAGAGCCCATCGTGGAGCCTCTCAGCGACATTGTAGAGCGTACCGGCCCCGCCAGACAAGCGGAGGCCAAGTCAACCCGCAAGGCGTCTCGGTTCAAGAAGCAGAAGGCAGCGCCGACGGTCGTTGATGATGGCTTCGTTCCCATGGGCCCGCGCGATGTGCCGTCACGCTTCATCGACCAAGACAGGCCCACCGCCCCGACGGGACCTGAGGGGAAGACACTGGCAGACGCAGTCGTCGAGAAGGAGAGCAAACCTCAGGACGAGAACGCTTTTGACGAGGACTTCATCGACCAGGATCTCGCCGACGAGTATCACCGACAACGTCGGAACTTCATCCAGAAACAGGGTGGCTTCCTCCAAGAGGATACGTCCGTGGTCCGGCCTCTTGATGAAGCTGATGGTGGTCAGCGTATCAGCAAGTTCAAAGCTGCACGTCTCTCTAAGCAGTGATCTGGTCGGACCCAGAAGAATAGGTATGTGGCTGATTGTTTTCTTAACCTCAACTCCCTCCCCAAAATGATGACCAAGACAATTATTTATACAGTTATCCCTATCTCAATAACATTATGTGGATACGGTTCTAATTTCTGATTTCCTTCTTTCTGCTACTCACGTTTGACGATCTTGTCCAAGGAATCTGGCTAACAAGACGCAAGGTTACCACAGGATACGCCAGCTTCACCATTCGTACCTCCTTGAATGTCCCAGGCTCAGCTCGCCGTGACACATCATGCTAGGTAAGACGAATATTTACTAGCTTTCATTTCCTCCCCCTCGACCTGATGACCAAGACAATTTTTTATACAGTTATCCCTATCTCAATTCCAATGTGTGGATATGGTTCTAATTTCTGATCTCGATGCTATTGCTACTTTGTTGTTTGCACTTCACTTCATCGTCAAGAGTCACGGCTAACAAACGAAACGTTGCAGTTCCCGAATCCAGTGATCACACTGACTGATTGTCCCCCAATCCATTGTTCCCGTCCAGATCTGACCCTGCAACGCCATCCATTCGGACGCGGAGAGGTGGATAGAACGGATAGCAAATTGGATTGATAGAGACCTTACTTTGGGCCTCCCCACGCGATCGGCGATTCTGTAGTTCATGAATCCTGTCGTGTCTTGCTTCTCATACTTTGCTACTGTCCACTAATTCTTACAGTGTTGGTTTCTTGTGATGTCGTGGGCAAACTTATTGCGCATCTTCCCCCCAACTAGCGTGCATCGATTGGGAGGAAATTGGTCTAGTTTGCGAAACGGACTGCTTATCAATCTGACAATTGATGGGTCGCAGCAATCAATCTGCTTCACCATTACTAGCGGATCCAAGAGCAATGGTCTACGCATGGGCTCTCTGATGCCGTAACCTATGGCTTTCGCCATTCGGTGGTTTTGGCTCTTCGTTTCACCCCTGACATAGCTTTTCAGCTCAGAAGAAGCATTTAGATAGGATTCAATACAAGATCATGGCGGTTCTAAGCATAAATCTTTCCCTACATCAATCTGTCATGAACATGTGTGTACTTTTATTGATTTAGACTCATTTCTCGTGAAAAAGCGGGATCTCTTGATGTCTAGCTAATCTTGGCATTGCTGAAGTCCATCTCCGGGTGCTCGGCCTGGAACTTCTTGAGAATGTCAAACTTCTTCTGCTCGTCCGAGGTGGGCAGCCCTTGCTCCTTTTGGCGCTGGTCAAACATCATCTTCTCCACCATGCCGCGGGTCTCGCCATCGAGGTCGGACAGCTTGCTCGTGTCGGGGGTGATCTTGGAGACGTCGATCTTGGGCGCCGTGGTGACGACGTGCGCCCACCACTCCATCTTGTTGACCTTGTCGAGGTGGATCTCGACCGTCTTTGTGCCGTCGGGCGCCGAGGATAAGGTCCAGGTTGAGTCGTCGACGAGGATGGGGTGGGAGAGGTCGCCCTGTGGTTTTATCGTTGTGTAAGCGAACTTATCTTTCATGCGTCGTACTTGCTGTAGCTACGTAGGCACATGGGAAGATGGAGAGAAGAAAGGACGAAGGAACTGTGGCGTACGCTGACGATGGGCTCTTGGCCCTTCACACCGGCAGAGAGCTTGGTCTTCTTGATGTCGATGACGAGGTCTCTGCTCTTGTAGTTACCGGGGACGCTGAAGGTGATGTCGACGTCGGCAATGGTCTGCTGCCACTTGTACGGCAGCGCATTCTGCTCCTCCGTCTCCTTGGCGCGGGCAGCGGCCTCCTCGGCGGGTGTGGGCTCTGTTTGAACAGCATTTGTCAGCACGGAATTCGCAACGATGATTTGTTTTCGAGTTTGAATATCTGATAAAATATGTTCTAGTAAGCAGAAACGTACCTGGCTTGTCGTTGTCAGCCATCTTGTTGCAATTCTTTGAAGTGGTGTTGACAGTCGAAGGCAGTGGAACGCAAGCGCAAGAAAGGCTGATGGAATATTTGGAGGGGTAGCTGCTAGCTGTGAGACCCCTGCCCCTCCCACCCCTGCTGTGGTCTACCTAGAAGCTCCAACCAATCACCTCggcttaatatatccttCCCCGTCAGCCTTGCACGTCAACTTGCCGTTCAGGTTTATCGCGGTTGCAGACAAAGCATCATCGTCTTTGCCCGAGCAAGAGGCTCCATCTCTCGACACCTGCCACATCTTCCTTCCTGCCGTTGAAAAGATCGGATTAATCGAACTTGATGTCCGATGCCACCTTGAGATAGGCCTCAATTGCCCGGACTCTCTTCCTCCATCTCCTCCCCAGGAGACCACATCTCCCCGGCCACCGTTCACGAAGAACCCTCCTCCCAGACGACACATCACCACCGCCCTCCAAAAATGGCCACCCGCCGCGCCTCAACCTCCGCAACAGCGGCCCCGGCCCCCTCCTCGACAAACGACATCTGCCCCGTCTGCAAAACAATGCGCTACCTCAACAAAGACCTCGAGTTCCTCATCAACCCAGAATGCTACCACCCAATGTGCGCAAACTGCGTCGCCCGCATCTTCTCCGACGGCCCCAACCAGTGCCCCTACGCCGGCTGCCACAAGACCCTCCGCAAAAAGGGCTTCAAGTCGGCCTACTTCGGCGACCTCACCGTCGAGCGCGAGGTGGACATCCGCCGCCGCGTCGCCGCCGTCCTCAACAAGGTCGAAGACGATTTCGAGACGCTGGCCGACTACAACGAGTACCTAGAATGGGTCGAGACGCTCACGTTCGACCTCATCTCGGGAACCGACGcggagaagaaggcggccGAGGCGAGGTTGATGGAGTGGGAGCAGGCCCACCGCGCCGAGATCGAGCGGAACCGCAGACTCGCAAAAGAATCCGAAGCAGACCGCGTCGCGCGCTTCGAAGCCGAAAAGGAAGAGGCGCGTCTCCGCCGCGCCGAGGCGATGCAGGAAGACGCGGCCGAGAAGCGCAACGAGCAGCGGATGCGCGAGGACATGCTCAACGGCCTGGCGAGCAGCGACGCCGGCGAGGCCAAGCAGACGCTCAATCGCGTCCTCCTGAAAAAACGCGGCCAGAACCGCCTCCAGTCCGCCGTGGGATCCCTCTCCGACGCCACCTCCACCGGCGCAGGCGGCCTGTCGATCCGCGGCCTCAAGCAGCAAAAGAAACGCGTGGTCGAGGACAACAAGCCCTACGACCCCTTTGGCGGGCTCAGGCTCGACATGGCGAGGTACAAGATGGGGCCGTCGGAGGAGTACCGCAACCAGTGGGTCGACGAGGCGAGGAAAAAGGACGATATCGTGGTCGGCGGGTACAGCGCCGACGAGTACCTCGGTCGGGCCATGTTCGAAGCCTTTTCCGGGTTGGCTGTGTTTATTGAGGATGAAAAGGGGCCTGAAAAGGTGGCTACTGCCGAGGCGGCTCTGGTCGCGAATACGGGCCAGACGACACAGAAGATGGATGTGGACGACGTCTTTTGAAGAATACGAAGACAGCTTCTGCACTTTTCTTCCGTCATTTGACCTCTTATTCTACTGGCTTTGGAACGGATTGGGATGCATAGCGATGGCGTTTGGGGTTCATTGGGGCACTACATGCCAAAACAGGATAAACATCTTAAGAACAGACGGGTGAAAGGGGCAATAAATACCCAAAACCGGTAGCAAAGCAAGTTGTGTGGCCACGGGAAAGTGTGTACCTGTATGCAAGAATTACATCTAAGTTATGGCTCACTAAATAATACATCTTTTCAGACTCGTACTGCGACGGTCGCCGGCCTCCGCCGGTCCCACCATCCCAACTTTGGAGCTTTTAGTTTTCGTGTGATAACCCTGTTGCCCGTCTACCTTAAGCATCGTTCGATTGTACAAAGCAGAAAAAAAGACCCTTGTGAACGCCACGCTTTGATTCGAGATTTGAAGAAATAGTGACCTCGGGGTTGGACTGGGCTGGTGTATTTGGGAACAGCTGATCAGAGCTTTTGGGAGAGCACTGCTATTATGTCTGCCAGGGGCTTTGCTGGATGGGTCGGGGGAAGACGGGCGTCGTCTCGAGATTATCCAGTCCGCCACCCATTGGCTGTTGATTATGTTGCCAGCCCATGCCGGTCTGATGGTTGACAAAGGAGCCCTGGCGGAAGGGGTTTGTGGTGCCTGTTGGTTGGGGCACGATGGCTCCAGAGCTGGTTGCAGGCCGCTGCTGCTGGAGTTGAGAGCCGGTGAAGTTCTTAGCGAATGGGTTGGTACCAGTCATCATTGGCTGCAACGGAGCAATCGTGGGAAGTTGCTGTGTTTGTTGCTGAGGTTGAGGCTGAGTCTGGAATGGTGAATTACTAGGAGCCGGTGAGAATGGCTGCTGGGCTTGAGGCGAGGATCTGGCAAAGGGGTTTGTAGACTGCCTCTGCATGTTGGGGCTCGCCGGGGTCGAAAATGCCGTGTTCGTAGACATGCCCGTTTGCTGGGCCATTAACATGGATGCCCGGAAAGGATTGGTGATTTGCTGGCCGGCCTGAGGGCTTAACATGCCTGTGTTGCCTGTCGGGAAGCTTGCCACAGAGTCTTGCGGTATTGAACCAAGTGTGCCTGGCTGATACGGCTGAGGCGAGAAGCCCCCGAACCCAGCTCCGGTGAAGCTGGGCTGCAATAGCTGAGCCGCTGGCTGCTGCTGTGGTTGCTGGGgcggctgctgttgctgctgaggCTGGCCGAACGGATTTGTGCTCTGCGGCTGGTACGGGTTAGAAGCGAAGCCTGTCTGTTGCGGCACAAATCCTGTCGGCTGAGGCGCAAAGCCATTCTGCTGGAATCCAGTTGGTTGCGGTTGGAAGGGACTGTTGTTGGCGAAACCGGTCTGCATCGGCatttgctgctgttgctggtgCTGTTGTGCGTTCGGCGCCATCGTCGTCTGGTTCTGTTCGATAGACTCGAAGAAGTCGATAAGATCGGGGGCAGGACCCTTGGCGGTCTCGGTCTTCGGCTGCGACAGGCCATTCGTGCTCGGGAACGTGCTGCTCGGGAAAGGATTGTTTGCCGCAGGCTTTGAGTCGAATGCGCTAGTCGGCTTCGAGGCTCCTCCCACCTTGTTCTTCTTGCCCTGCTGCTCAGCAATGTATTGTCTCCGGTTGACTTCGAAATCCGGGTCGCTCAAGTACTCCTCCAGCTGGCGGCCCAAGTTAACCGGCGCATGCTTCAACTTGGGAACCTCGACCCTTGTTTGGTGCTCGTATTGGCGTGCGACGCTGAGGTATTGCACTACGAAATCGGTCTGCTTGGTGAAGGTGCGGTAGATTGCCATGGCTCTTTCGGCATCGACCTTGGACATTTCAAAGAAGGTGCCTTTTCATGTTAGTTACAAGGACATGCTACGGCGTATGGGTCGCCTTACCGAGAATGTTAATCATTCCCTGGTTTAATGCCTGGAAGAGAGCCAGCACATCGAGCACCAGCAGTCTGAAGACGGTGACTGTAATTTCGTTTTCGATTTCGCCCTCGAGAACCTGTGTGACGTCAGCAACTGTCGCGCTTGGAGACGCTTCGCAAAACCGAGTCGGGGACTAACATCGCATTTCAAAAGGGCCGAAATCTGACTCTGAAGAATCTCCGTCTCTCGCAGGAGGCCCTTGTCGACCGAGAGCTTCTCCAGTCTAGATTCCTTCGTCCGCACCCAATCGCACTTGGTTTCTCGGTAGGCTTTGGATCTCGCGGCGAGGTAGCCGGCGTAATGCCGAATGTTCCGTCCTTGTGTCTGGGCTGTAGGGTAGTTTAGAAAACAAGTCCAACAAACCTTGGCCAGTACTTGATTTTTGCAGGAATGACTAACCGTCGGTGAAGCTGCTGATAGCAAGCGTGTTCGGATGCCTCGACAGATAGGCAAGTGTGACATCGGGCGAGCCTTCACGGATCATCAGGTGGACGGTGATCAAGCTCTTGAAGACGACGGTCCATGTTGAGTCTCGTAGACGGAACTGCAGGGCGCGGAAGACCTCCCCCACGCCCGCTTCGCCGGCATGTGTCGCAACGAGAATGTGTTCGATATATTTCGTCTTGGGCGGTGCGGCCTAGGAGATGGGATTAGCACTATGACTGGGAGAGACGCGCTGAGCTGCCCGACGTGGGCTCCAGCATCCCTTTGACCTACCTTTATCTTGGTGGCCCCTTTGACGGATTTTTCGAATGAGCTCGACATTTTGTCGCTCGGTTAAACAGTTCAATCAAGTCGAAATTCTGTGATAATCAGGGTCGACAAGGTTGGCGACAGAGAGGAGGGTAGTCGTGGTTGGCGGATCGGATGAAAGTCGCACGAAAGTGGAAAGCGGCGATGGAAGAGTCCGGCCGTCACGGGCCTCGATCAAATGTCCTTGATAGAGCTGACCCCTTCAATGGGTAATCCAACAAGCAGAAACCACGAGCTCGACAAAGGGTGATATTGGGTCGCTGGCGACAGCGAGGAGGATTGTGTGGGTGCGTCGGTGGTGACGGGGGCGCGACGACGTTTGGTTGCAGCCCAGGGAAACCCTCAACTGGGCGAAATTGGGTCCCAGCAAGCTTCAATGCGAGAGGGATAGTTCGGATCCGGAGTATGGACCTATGGCCATGACAAGGTGTTGGAGGGCCTGCGGATGGGGAAGCGGATTAAGGATACAGGATTGGATATCGTTTATCGTAATGTAGGCCTGATTTGGCTTCGTTGGGTAGGCCGGGAAATGAAGGACGGACAGCGTCAGTATTGACGATGGCCACGTTGGTCGGGAAGTGGTGGGATAGATGGATGGGGTGGACCGCGAAGGAGGACGGGCCACGGTCTTGATTTGGAGAGGTCGGCTGGTCGGGCTTGGGCTGGGCTGAGCCTACGTAAGGTTGCTGGACAGTGGTCACTGGTGTCGTGGTAGTGGAGGTGGACGGGAGGATGGAGAGACgggggaagagagagagaggaggtGCCGCCGCTGGCTGTGCTGGCCGTGCTGCTGGCTCAACGTGCGCTTGTTCGGGTGTGAGTGGCCGGCGTTGTCTCTAGCGAGTTCCGTTTGACAGCCCGCGATGCTGGTGAAGTTGTGCTGGGACACCTTCAGTTCTTGGGTACCTTAGTTCTGCTGGTCCAACAGGAAGCCACCTCAAGTGCAGGTGAAGGGTACGTACCTTCGGTTAGGCCGGTGATACCTCTTGGGTAATACCTTTGGGAATCCTGGAACCTTGCGTTCGTACTGAAGCACGGATTGAAGTACGATGCTGCTGGCAACTCGGCAAACGTCCCCGTGGCAGCTTCTAGGTAGTTCCAACTCGCAACAATGAAATGTATAACTTGTACGTATCAAAGTGAGGTGGCCTTGGCGTTGATGGGTGCGATTGGGACTGCGACATGACCGCTAAAGAGATTCTCCAAGGGCAGATTCCATTCTCCCTAGGCAGTCTCCTGCATATCACTCAATCGATTCCATCACTCTTGCAGACGCCAGACAGCAGAAAGCGAGTTGATTCAGTTTAGCGCCTCTTTTGGCGTGTGTGAGGTGGATCGCAGAACGGGATCCCGAACACCATCTGCCTTGGCCCTTACCTAGGGGCCAAGCCATCTCACCCTTAAACCCTCCACCGGCGTCGAGGCTATGCAGCTGTAAGCCTGTGACTTGTGGAAATGTGTGACCTGTGAGATGCATGCTGCCATTGTCCCGTCTTTCCCCCTCGATGCTCCATGCTCCGTGACACGGACGAACACTGGCAGTCCCAATAAGCCGGGATCTTCCAACGACCTGTAGGCTGTGGGTGTGTGTGGGGAACAGAGACCGAGCCTGGAGAAGCAAACATGGTTGTATTCCGCCATTGCTGATGAAGGATCTGGTCTGATGAGGGCTTCACTGATCCGAT
The DNA window shown above is from Colletotrichum lupini chromosome 7, complete sequence and carries:
- a CDS encoding CS domain-containing protein, whose translation is MADNDKPEPTPAEEAAARAKETEEQNALPYKWQQTIADVDITFSVPGNYKSRDLVIDIKKTKLSAGVKGQEPILQQVRRMKDKFAYTTIKPQGDLSHPILVDDSTWTLSSAPDGTKTVEIHLDKVNKMEWWAHVVTTAPKIDVSKITPDTSKLSDLDGETRGMVEKMMFDQRQKEQGLPTSDEQKKFDILKKFQAEHPEMDFSNAKIS
- a CDS encoding CDK-activating kinase assembly factor MAT1 produces the protein MATRRASTSATAAPAPSSTNDICPVCKTMRYLNKDLEFLINPECYHPMCANCVARIFSDGPNQCPYAGCHKTLRKKGFKSAYFGDLTVEREVDIRRRVAAVLNKVEDDFETLADYNEYLEWVETLTFDLISGTDAEKKAAEARLMEWEQAHRAEIERNRRLAKESEADRVARFEAEKEEARLRRAEAMQEDAAEKRNEQRMREDMLNGLASSDAGEAKQTLNRVLLKKRGQNRLQSAVGSLSDATSTGAGGLSIRGLKQQKKRVVEDNKPYDPFGGLRLDMARYKMGPSEEYRNQWVDEARKKDDIVVGGYSADEYLGRAMFEAFSGLAVFIEDEKGPEKVATAEAALVANTGQTTQKMDVDDVF
- a CDS encoding ANTH domain-containing protein — its product is MSSSFEKSVKGATKIKAAPPKTKYIEHILVATHAGEAGVGEVFRALQFRLRDSTWTVVFKSLITVHLMIREGSPDVTLAYLSRHPNTLAISSFTDAQTQGRNIRHYAGYLAARSKAYRETKCDWVRTKESRLEKLSVDKGLLRETEILQSQISALLKCDVLEGEIENEITVTVFRLLVLDVLALFQALNQGMINILGTFFEMSKVDAERAMAIYRTFTKQTDFVVQYLSVARQYEHQTRVEVPKLKHAPVNLGRQLEEYLSDPDFEVNRRQYIAEQQGKKNKVGGASKPTSAFDSKPAANNPFPSSTFPSTNGLSQPKTETAKGPAPDLIDFFESIEQNQTTMAPNAQQHQQQQQMPMQTGFANNSPFQPQPTGFQQNGFAPQPTGFVPQQTGFASNPYQPQSTNPFGQPQQQQQPPQQPQQQPAAQLLQPSFTGAGFGGFSPQPYQPGTLGSIPQDSVASFPTGNTGMLSPQAGQQITNPFRASMLMAQQTGMSTNTAFSTPASPNMQRQSTNPFARSSPQAQQPFSPAPSNSPFQTQPQPQQQTQQLPTIAPLQPMMTGTNPFAKNFTGSQLQQQRPATSSGAIVPQPTGTTNPFRQGSFVNHQTGMGWQHNQQPMGGGLDNLETTPCSPKSSDQLFPNTPAQSNPEVTISSNLESKRGVHKGLFFCFVQSNDA